The genomic DNA TCCTATAACCACAACCAGTAAAAAAACGTAATGCACAATGATACACAACATCCAGTTTCTTCAAACATTGGGCAGAAGCATTCATATATATCAGATCACCATAATCTAATATGGGAAGAAAAGTGGCCATCACCAGGTATTCTCTAGCGCGAATGGATAAGCATGATTTTGATCTGTAGAGATAGCCAAGCTTTATCTTAAGCTTAGAAACCAGATTGCTAACATGGGTtctgaaacataatttaaaatcaatgattatattatattatattatattatatttataactgTTAACTAATTCAATTTCATTTCCTTCAAAAGTTGAGATGCTTGAAGAAGAAACTGGAAGTTGTCTTGAGTTTGTGAATACCATTATTTTTGACTTTTGTACATTTAAGACCAGCTTAAGCTGTTTTAAACGGTTCTGAACAGTATTAAATGCAGACTGCAAAAGCTCAAGGGCTTGTGCAGTAGATGATGCAGtacagtaaataacagtgtcatcagcataaaagtgatacATAGCATTCGAAAGATTTTCacaaagtttgtttatataaattgaaaataatatggGCCCTAATacagagccttgaggaacccccttGGAAATAGGCAAAAATGAAGACACAGAACCATAATGATGTTTGTGCTCGCAGACATGAGAGTGACGTGCAGCACTTTAAAGTGATGAGAGACCGGCGTGGTCAGTATTATCTGTGGAACGAGACCTTCAGCTCCCTCAACAGACTGGTGGAGTACTACACACAAAACTCCATCTCCAAGCAGAGCCGTGTCTTCCTGCTCACAGAGCAGCGGGTGAGTCCAGCCACACATGATAAACACACAGCAAACACCTGAAACACTCACGGCTTCTGCTCGCCTCACATTGTCTTCAGAACATGCTTTCTCTCCAAACACTCAGTGATGGTGTTTCTTTCTGTTTGGTCTCATTCTCTCCCCCAGAATGCACCTGATTTCCCGCACAGGAAGTCTGCTGAGCTGCCCCCCATCTCTCAGGTACAGCTGCTGTCACTCATGTGCCGTCACTCAGTCATCTGATGAGCTTCTGTCTCAAACTATGCTTTTCTTCTGCAGGAGAGACACAATTACAGAACACCAGCTCCAGCCTGTCCTCGCCCAGCTGAACCCTCGCCACCACCCCCaccacaggtcacacacacacacacacacacacacacacacacacacacacacacacacacacacacacactctcacagacactcacacacacatgcacacacacacacacacacacaggtgacatCAGGTCATGTTATGCACATAATATGTACGAATAATGCATAATCATTAGAGCACTGAATGAGCCggttctatgtgtgtgtgtctgtgtgtgtgtgtgtgtgtgtgtgtctgtgtgtgtgtgtgtgtgtgtgtgtgtgtgtgtgtgtctctgtgtgtgtgtgtgtgtgtgtatgtgtgtgtgtgtgtgtatgtgtgtgtgtgtgtgtgtgtgtgtgtgtgtgtctgtgtgtgtgtctgtgtgtgtgtgtgtgtgtgtgtgtgtgtgtgtgtgtgtgtgtgtgtgtgtgtgtgtgtgtgtgcaggcgtcTGCGCTGCAGGTTCGGGCCATGTATGACTTCTCTGCCCAGGATGCAGACGAGCTGAACTTTCACGCTGGAGATCTTATTGAGGTTTTAGATCAGTCCGATCGTTTCTGGTGGAAAGGTGTTCTGCGCGGGAGAACCGGACTCTTCCCTGTCAACTACACCAATCCTGTCTGAGGAGCCGTGACAGACGTTTGGCTCAAAATCCTTTTCAACTATAATAATGATTTATGaacacatttatattacatatttttttttcaactgcttacacacgAAATCTTTTCTTGTCACACAATTTCTGAAAGCTTAAACAGCAGAAGCGCACACCAAATCTACAAAACCATTTACTAATCCTcggactttgactttgactgagTATTCAatttcagaaaacactttttgcaaaacacaacacacaattctttatttaacacacaatggcaaaggtgtttgcaaatgttttgaatgcagtgctttgTTTCgcaagagatgtgaggcattttgcattttgtgtgtgcagttcttggatttgtgtgtaaagttttgaaaaaataaaataaaaaataaaaataaaaaacagtaacaGTTCTGAATTTAAGAAACACGTTCACCTTGTCATGTGTACAGAGCACACACCTGTACACACATTGCTCTTCCTATTGGCACAGAGATTTGGAAATATTGTGTGCTTAGTTTCAGCACTTTTACAAACAAGTTTATGAATCTTTCAGAATTGTTATAATCCTCTGCATTTGGACTGTATGAAATGTTCCTGAGATCCATCCAATATTAAATCCATATATAATAACACATACAACTGAGTCACaatgttattacagtttttcttgattGCTGTATTATGATTGTAAAATACGTTTGCAACAGCTGGCCTGGATGATTGTGAGATTCCGTGTCTGGctgaaattttattaattcaataatttgtgaatatttgtaaataattgtGGCTTGAAACAGCTGGAACATGAAAAATGTACTGCATTTCTATGGATGTTTTGCCATCCAGGTAAGGTTAAGTTTACTAAAACTAGTAAAAACCTTTCTgtcaattgaaataaagctgaaataaaatagcaTAGTCCTAAAAGCAATTCTATGAATGGAGAAAATGgaataaaatcacatttataaaATGAAGAAGTAGCCCTATTCACAAAATATGCTGTATTTGCAAAATATTCACagattaacaaaaaacaaaagcaaaactgTGACAGCTGGGTTAACATACTGACTGAGTCCGCTATTAAAGAGAAAGTACTATACTAGATAAATTACTAGATATATTGAAAGTGCAAGTCAACTGAGGTCTAAAATGTCACAGAACATAAAATATTATCATAAAAGATCCAAAGTTCAAGCAGGATAAAAAGACTTCTTATATGCACTATATCTGCATTTTATGTCTTATGTAAAAGCTTATCTGATGACACTGTTCGCTCCATAGAATGATTGTGTAATATATGATCTTACCTCAGTTTCTCCAGTTTACAGTGTGGATTCTGTTGTACTTCAGAAAGCAGCTTCACTGAATCTCCTAGTTTATTCACAGAcacagttctctcaggtgtgaagggtttgatctcaaaGCTGAGGCCAGGCAGGGATATTTCTCCTCAAGCACCACCAGTGAGCAGCTGTCAGGGTTACGGACCTGTGTCTGTGGGTTTTACCCTCCATGTGCCTGCCATGACGCAGTTTCCCATATGTTCGATTGTCCTTTTGGTTTAGGTGTGTCTAGTAATTATCCTCGTTTACCTGTGTACATAAATTCAAGTCTGTTTAGCCTGTGTTTGTCAGGTCAACATGTTGGATTATGTGTGTTTACCCCTGCTGTTCCTCATGTGGATTATCCCCTGTGTTTCCTTAATTAAAGATTGTTAATGCCACTCTGCATCTTCATCGTTCCTTCCAGCAATGAATCGTGACAGAGCACCCAACCAAAACAAAAAGTAAGCGGTGCCCCTTCTGCccgttttttttctgtaaagtgTTTTTTCACCCCATTGTTCTATGGATGCGTTCCCCCACCCCAAATGCcttctcctcctgctggagcaagGGTAAAGATCGCTCGAGAGCCACACCGTTTCTGGTCTTCTCTAACCACCTGGACGTTATATGATGCCAGCCTAAATGCTGTGTACAGAGCGTCCAAGGAAGGCCCTCAAGCGAGTTTCACCACCTTTGTGGAGTGGTCATTGCAGAGACACGGATCCCCGTTCACTGTCTGTCCTGAGGGGGATCTTGCTAATGTCACTCCAAACCCAGAACCCAGCCCAACATCTCCCTGCTGCATGGAGCATCAGTCCGAGCCCACCactgacggagagccagagcccgCTGCAACTGAACAGCCATCACCAGGGAGAGCGACAGATCTGAGGATCGCCGTGGAGCCAGAGCCCATGATATAAATCCAGGTGTGAGAGTCGGCTACCAAGGCCGACATGAGAGAGAAAGCCGTGGCCAGTGAGTTCGCAACAAGGCAGAAGGGGAAATTTTGATGGCTCTGGGAAAACGCTGCCCTTTGCTCACCCTCAGCCGACCATCTGATCGGTGCAAGCTCCACGAGACTCCCATCCTCCAGCATTGCCGTGGCTGGAGTATCCCTTAAtgcctccgcctccagcctctaaGCTCCAGACTCTGCCTTGGCCTGTGGACCTGTCGGCCCCTCCTCTCCTCCGTGGCCCAGTAGTCCACTAGCTCCACTGGGCTCCCTGGTCCCTCCGGCTCTGACTTGGTCTGGGATCGACCATCCTGCACCTTGGGACTCCACACTTCTAGCGGCACCTCATTCTTCTGGCTCTGTCAGGTTCCTTCATGCCTTCGGCTCCTCCTCAGTCTTCTAACACTCCAGCTTCATCGCGGCCTTCTGGATCCCCCCCTCCACCTTGCTCGCAGCAACATCTGTTCTGCCTTGGCCCTCCAAATCTTCCCCGTTGCCTTGGCTTATTGGCTCTCCATCTCTGCTCCATTTCTGCTTTGGGCACCTCCAGCACTCTCCCTGGCTCCTCCGTCCTTCGTCACCTCCCTGGACTCTGTTTACCGGCCCTATCCCGGATGCTAGTTCTCCTCCCAagcctcctcccaagttcccacccgtGCCAGGACGGGGGGCGATATGTCAGGTCTACCAgttatatatttgtgttttccTTCTCCTCCTAGTGTGGATATACCCTGTTTTGGATTGAATAAATTGACCGTTTGGTTAATCCATGGCTCCTGCTTTCCTTCCGGCAGGGTatcgtgacagaagacccgaccaaggacagtttttttacatgtttaccctctgttttttttcagtgttttcttcAGTGTTGTTTTTCCCCATGTTCCCCTATGGATTCCCTCACCACAAGGTTCACCTCCCACGCCCGCCAAAACCTTTCCCTATTGGAGTATGTGGTTGAGTTAAGACATGATGTTCTGGATATGGGCAAATTGCTATCATTCCGTCGATCTCCCAGACACCTCAGGACTGATCTGAAGGGAAGTTAACATTAACCTGTGTCTGGAGATTGTCTATCCCTGATACAGAGCCCAGCCCACCAACTCTCCGCTGCACAGAGCTttagcccgagcccaccgatgatgGACAGCCAGAGCCTGTTCCTGAATTTAGCCCAGAGGGGGCTCCTGTTCCCGCGTTCAACAATGCAACTACAGCTGACTACTTATATGAAGAGAGTTTGGCTTCTTTTATTCTTCCAGATGTCAGATACTGTTGTATTTACTCCACTAGTGAACGATCTTccagttctttcagacagttgaACAGATTGATGGATTTCACTGGAGAGTCAATGGTCCTGATCTTCTTCTTGATGTCCTCCGCTGTTTCCTCATTGCTGTCAAAGCTGCTTCTTTTCATTGTCATTATTTGTTGTAGAAGAATCTGATGAGACATTACTGACAATCCCAGAAGGAAAACGCAGTAAAAGAtccatatataatttttattccaTAAAGCTTCATCCAAAGCTCTCTGATGAACTCAGATAATGAAACATGTTTTGATGAATTGAGTTGAAACTGGTTCTTAAATTTAGACAACAAACTCTGTTTGTTGATTTGTTCAATCACATTTCTGTTGTGGTTTGTCCAGGAGAGATGCACATATAGAGCTGCTAGATGTTCCTGAAtgctcagatgaacaaagcagaaGACTTTCCCCTGATACAAGCCCAACTCCTCTCTGAAGATCTGAGTGCACAATCCTGAGTACACTGATGCTTCTCTCACATCTATGCCACACTCTCTCAGGTCTTCCTCGTAGAAGATCAGGTTTCCTTTCACAAGCTGCTGGAAAGCCACTTTTCCCAGTTTGAGGATCATGTCTTCATCTTTCAACTTCTTCTCATAGTCCTTCTCATGTTTGATGTTGGTCTGAGGGAtcaggaagtgtgtgtacatCTGAGTGAGAGTCTTGGTAATCTCTCCACTCTCTGCTCGACTCAACATCTTCTTCAGAACAGCggctgagatccagcagaagactgggatgtgAAGGCTCATGATGAACACATGATGTAGAGGCTCCTTGATGACTTCAGGTGTGAGATGATTGTATTGGCCATACTCTaatcactgattctcttcctgatTTAGAAGCAGATTCCCCACAATGAGGTTCATCAGCAGCTCGTCCACTGAGGCTGATTCAGATATATTACAGAGTTTCACTTTGCTCTTAAAGTCCAGAGACAGACGACactcatccagaccatcaaagatgaacaacACTTCATATTTATGAATGGATACTTCCACTTCTTTAGTTTAAGGAAAAAATAACATGAGGAAGATCTGAGGAGTGTCTGTCCTTCATCAGGTTGATTTCTCTGAAAGGAAGAGGAAATATGAATTAGACGTCCTGATTCTCTTTCCCTTCAGCCCAGTCCAGGATCAACTTCTGCAAAGAGACTGTTTTTCCAAAGCCAGCGACTCCCTTTGTCAGCACAGTTCTGATGGCTTTGTCTTGTCCAGGTAAAGCTCTAAAGATGTCACTGCATTTGTCTGATGATGCAGTGTTTAAAAAACACCAGGATACATGCTGTCTTCTGGTTGATTCATAGACCAGTCAAATTTCTTACAGATGGGTTTTGTTACTGATCTGATCTGTGTTATAGGATTAGCCTTGAATCAAGAATCAAACGCTCTGACATTGTGACATTTTTCTCATTACCTTGATAACAGTTGTGACCTTATTAAAAATGCACCTGCTCAAGGTCAGAACcgtaaaaaataaataccatttaaataaatgtatattaatacatAATTGTACCCTGTGCTCTTTATCTGCTTGTTGTCATTAGATGATTTACTGCATT from Carassius carassius chromosome 17, fCarCar2.1, whole genome shotgun sequence includes the following:
- the LOC132090987 gene encoding GRB2-related adapter protein 2-like — its product is MEAMGKYDFSATAEDELSFRKGDTIKILGTNDDWFKAEINGMEGFVPRNYINIHFPSWYQENTSRHSAQEELMYQPFGSFLIRGSQSAPGEFSISVRHESDVQHFKVMRDRRGQYYLWNETFSSLNRLVEYYTQNSISKQSRVFLLTEQRNAPDFPHRKSAELPPISQERHNYRTPAPACPRPAEPSPPPPPQASALQVRAMYDFSAQDADELNFHAGDLIEVLDQSDRFWWKGVLRGRTGLFPVNYTNPV